Proteins encoded by one window of Cucurbita pepo subsp. pepo cultivar mu-cu-16 chromosome LG14, ASM280686v2, whole genome shotgun sequence:
- the LOC111809699 gene encoding uncharacterized protein LOC111809699 isoform X2 has product MDLGGEGIREKGSGSRPLLEHDVLVETPADNVCSSALDMDVSIGNGGGKHRSLLRTPSLQSEEGIRDKGSGSRPLSEHDVLVETPADNVCSSSLDMNVSIGNGGRKHRSLLRTPSLPSRVDREEGIQEKGSGSRSLAEHDVLVESPADNACLSAMDINVSPGYGGGKCRSLLRMPSLPSRVEREQGIQEKGNDSKPLIEHGLLQKPAKPPYVERKEEGTRSKESGSTRKSKSARKPRNGNLLRTPSLPPFIGREKEFGEKEAAARIRNSIQPNLSEFFPTRQEILEKNFSLPTCRIPTNSDRMWHQFLIQMRKRRSQSELESEELQGFKDLGFTFDKKDINPTVVDIIPGLREKKEEELDSERTRRPYLSEAWMLQTHLLPPIPKWDSRKSAEDMKQQIKFWARAVASNVH; this is encoded by the exons ATGGATCTAGGAGGGGAGGGAATTCGAGAGAAAGGAAGTGGTTCTAGGCCATTGTTGGAGCATGATGTGCTTGTTGAAACTCCTGCTGATAATGTTTGCTCGTCTGCTTTGGATATGGATGTTTCGATTGGAAATGGTGGTGGTAAACATAGGAGTCTCCTTCGAACACCGTCGTTACAGTCCGAGGAAGGAATTCGAGATAAAGGAAGTGGTTCTAGGCCATTATCAGAGCATGATGTTCTTGTAGAAACGCCTGCTGATAATGTTTGCTCATCTTCTTTGGATATGAATGTTTCGATTGGAAATGGTGGTCGTAAACATAGGAGTCTCCTTCGGACACCGTCGTTACCGTCCCGTGTGGACCGAGAGGAAGGAATTCAAGAGAAAGGAAGTGGTTCTAGGTCATTAGCAGAGCATGATGTTCTTGTAGAAAGTCCTGCTGATAATGCCTGCTTATCTGCTATGGATATCAATGTTTCGCCGGGATATGGTGGTGGTAAATGTCGGAGTCTACTCCGGATGCCTTCGTTACCGTCCCGTGTGGAACGAGAACAAGGTATTCAAGAGAAAGGGAATGATTCCAAGCCATTAATAGAACATGGGTTGCTTCAAAAACCAGCCAAACCACCATATGTAGAGAGGAAAGAAGAGGGAACTCGCAGCAAAGAAAGTGGTAGCACTCGAAAGAGCAAATCCGCAAGGAAACCACGGAATGGCAATCTGCTAAGAACGCCATCTTTGCCACCATTTATAGGCAGAGAAAAGGAATTTGGAGAGAAGGAAGCTGCTGCTAGAATCAGAAACTCCATTCAACCGAACCTTTCTGAATTCTTTCCCACAAGACAAGAG ATTCTTGAAAAGAACTTCAGCCTCCCGACGTGTCGAATCCCGACAAACAGCGACAGAATGTGGCACCAATTTCTCATCCAAatgaggaaaagaagaagccaAAGTGAGCTTGAATCAGAAGAACTGCAAGGGTTCAAGGACTTGGGATTCACATTTGACAAAAAGGATATAAACCCAACAGTGGTTGACATAATTCCAGggttgagagagaaaaaagaggaagaattaGACAgtgaaagaacaagaagaccTTATCTTTCTGAAGCTTGGATGCTCCAAACTCATCTCCTCCCTCCCATACCAAAATGGGACAGTAGAAAATCTGCTGAAGACATGAAACAACAAATCAAGTTCTGGGCTAGAGCTGTTGCTTCCAATGTGCACTAA
- the LOC111810097 gene encoding probable E3 ubiquitin-protein ligase ZFP1 → MRQRIPHTSPMVDLEMDRLGQNYLHAEPSVILPGISNLPQHSMHSMVTASGNAPNPEAHYLPDPYDGSMLHGLNQYSSVQHHHSLGLSTPAPGNYYYSYVTLPSSNGLLPAPLNHNVNDHLPSSSNYGVIQTSSDGYGRNSYSVDEVSDPRKRKITEGIPGNVQHLNGLASSSSSVHLSNSRHPDEVAMVEASSFPLPQSRWSGPRSSVRVGSSGTRHEPVLPLDHNLSTLGNNRGQHLQPANSTFWLDQHLQANCGNGSASSWNQTSTAPFMHGTNTNGGLLETMNVGVHRYHETAGNRNSRNIQHPSINHGHHIHNHPSAVVQRIRGHNFQSYPQVTAALYGFPLNSSYGTMNPHNLEIGRRQPGVVAPTGHGLHRLPRAGVAPDTTTRPHNISQLRFLQADEVALLEIPDLYEVGNSVDHHRDMRLDIEDMSYEELLALGERIGNVSTGLTEEIIKTQLKTRSYIAPTIVVNLEDDEDENEQGSSLDQDADYCIICQDHYKNREKVGTLDCGHEYHASCLKKWLLVKNVCPICKSEAVATDRKER, encoded by the exons ATGAGGCAGAGAATACCACACACTAGTCCGATGGTCGATTTAGAAATGGACCGACTAGGTCAGAATTATCTTCATGCCGAACCATCTGTCATTCTGCCAGGCATATCTAACCTCCCTCAGCATAGTATGCATTCCATGGTTACAGCTTCAGGGAATGCACCGAATCCCGAGGCGCATTATCTTCCCGATCCTTATGATGGCTCAATGTTACATGGTTTAAATCAGTACAGTAGTGTTCAACATCATCATAGTTTAGGTTTAAGCACTCCAGCTCCtggaaattattattactcttATGTTACTCTGCCATCGAGTAACGGGTTATTACCTGCACCCCTAAATCATAACGTGAACGACCATTTGCCATCCTCTAGCAATTATGGGGTTATTCAAACTTCTTCTGATGGCTATGGTAGGAATTCGTATTCTGTGGATGAAGTTAGCGATCCACGCAAGAGAAAAATTACAGAAGGGATTCCTGGGAACGTTCAACACTTGAATGGTCTGGCCAGCTCTAGTTCTTCAGTGCATTTGTCGAATTCAAGGCATCCCGACGAGGTTGCTATGGTGGAAGCATCATCTTTCCCCTTACCTCAGAGTAGATGGAGTGGACCTCGGAGTAGCGTTAGAGTTGGATCAAGTGGAACTAGGCATGAACCTGTTCTACCTCTAGACCACAATCTTTCAACTCTTGGAAATAATAGGGGTCAACACCTTCAGCCTGCAAATTCTACTTTCTGGTTAGACCAACACTTGCAGGCTAATTGTGGCAATGGAAGTGCTTCTTCTTGGAATCAGACGTCTACTGCACCGTTCATGCACG GAACGAATACGAATGGAGGTTTGCTGGAAACCATGAACGTCGGCGTGCATAGATATCACGAAACAGCGGGGAACAGGAATTCTAGAAATATCCAACATCCTTCCATTAACCATGGCCACCACATTCACAATCACCCATCTGCAGTTGTGCAAAGAATTAGAGGCCACAATTTCCAGTCCTACCCACAAGTGACAGCAGCTTTATATGGATTTCCCTTGAATTCGTCATATGGAACTATGAATCCTCATAATCTGGAGATCGGACGTAGGCAACCTGGAGTAGTTGCACCTACTGGTCATGGGCTGCACCGGCTTCCCCGAGCCGGTGTTGCTCCCGACACTACAACTAGACCTCATAACATTTCTCAGTTGAGATTCTTGCAGGCTGAT GAAGTTGCATTACTGGAGATTCCAGACTTATACGAAGTCGGAAATTCCGTAGACCATCACAGGGACATGCGATTGGATATAGAGGATATGTCTTATGAG GAACTTCTCGCTTTAGGAGAGCGAATCGGTAACGTCAGCACTGGATTAACAGAGGAAATCATCAAAACTCAATTAAAGACGAGGAGCTACATAGCACCTACAATAGTTGTTAATCTGGAGGACGACGAGGACGAGAACGAGCAGGGTTCAAGTTTAGATCAGGACGCGGATTACTGTATCATTTGCCAG GATCACTATAAGAACCGCGAGAAAGTTGGAACGCTCGATTGCGGGCACGAGTACCACGCAAGCTGCTTAAAGAAGTGGCTGCTTGTCAAGAATGTCTGTCCCATCTGCAAATCGGAAGCAGTGGCGACCGATCGGAAGGAACGATGA
- the LOC111809782 gene encoding transcription elongation factor 1 homolog has protein sequence MGKRKSSAKPPPRKRMDKLDTVFSCPFCNHGTSVECRIDMKNLIGEASCGICQESFSTTVTALTEPIDIYSEWIDECERVNNPEEDDGA, from the exons ATGGGGAAACGAAAGTCAAGTGCAAAGCCCCCACCTAGGAAGAGAATGGACAAGCTTGATACTGTTTTTAGCTGTCCCTTCTGCAATCATGGAACCAGTGTTGAATGTCGCAT TGACATGAAGAACCTGATTGGGGAAGCCTCCTGTGGGATTTGCCAAGAAAGCTTTAGCACAACTGTTACAG CCTTGACTGAGCCAATAGATAT ATATAGCGAATGGATCGATGAATGTGAGCGGGTCAACAACCCTGAAGAAGACGATGGTGCTTAG
- the LOC111809629 gene encoding uncharacterized protein LOC111809629 isoform X2, protein MNSRMASSWKRSLGNVRSLIGNSMGGLRGGANLASWVVAGTLAYFLWVKPSQDLKREQQERAALAAVDPHRYIEKRKPIPDPQETGSIYDNKNTPRKPEE, encoded by the exons ATGAATTCAAG AATGGCTAGCAGCTGGAAAAGATCATTAGGGAATGTCAGGTCCCTCATCGGCAATTCGATGGGCGGTCTCAGAGGCGGCGCCAATCTCGCTTCTTGGGTCGTCGCCGGAACCCTCGCCTACTTCCTTTGGGTCAAGCCCTCCCAAGACCTCAAACGTGAGCAGCAGGAAAGGGCTGCTCTTGCAGCTGTGGATCCTCATCGGTATATTGAGAAGAGGAAACCTATTCCCGATCCCCAGGAAACTGGTTCGATATACGACAACAAGAATACGCCTCGAAAACCAGAGGAATAA
- the LOC111810684 gene encoding reticulon-4-interacting protein 1, mitochondrial, with translation MRALLRCRTSKFEHGSPFLAGFRTIVTTCRAVVLPHFGGPEVLQLRPDVEVPSLKPDEVLVRARAVSINPLDTRMRSGYGRSIFEPLLPVILGRDISGEVAAVGSSVRSVSVGEEVFGALHPTAVRGTYADYAILSADELSAKPGSFTHVEASAIPFAALTAWRALKSTARIKEGQRVLVIGGGGAVGYAAVQISVASGCHVATTCGSQSIDKLLAAGAEQAVDYTTEGIEFTLKGKFDAVLDTIGVPDTERIGIHLLNRGGHYMTLQGEAASLTDRYGLVLGLPIATSILLQKQLQYRCSHGIEYWWTYMRADSEGLDEIRRLCEAGKLKIPVEKTFPITQVREAHEAKDKNIIPGKVVLELD, from the exons ATGCGAGCTCTACTGCGATGTCGGACCTCTAAATTCGAACATGGATCGCCATTTCTTGCTGGGTTTAGAACCATCGTCACCACTTGCAGGGCCGTGGTCTTGCCCCACTTTGGTGGTCCGGAGGTGCTCCAGCTCCGCCCCGACGTTGAGGTCCCCAGTCTCAAGCCTGATGAAGTTCTCGTCCGCGCGCGTGCTGTTTCCATCAACCCGCTTGATACCCGA ATGCGATCGGGTTATGGTCGCTCAATCTTTGAACCACTCTTACCGGTCATTTTGGGCCGTGATATCAGTGGTGAAGTTGCGGCTGTTGGTTCTTCGGTTCGTTCAGTAAGTGTTGGAGAAGAAGTTTTTGGTGCTTTGCATCCAACTGCTGTGAGGGGTACTTACGCTGATTACGCAATACTTTCAGCAGATGAATTAAGTGCTAAGCCAGGATCATTTACGCATGTG GAAGCCAGTGCCATTCCTTTTGCTGCACTGACTGCATGGCGGGCTCTAAAGAGTACTGCTAGAATCAAAGAGGG GCAACGGGTATTAGTAATTGGCGGTGGAGGAGCTGTAGGTTATGCTGCTGTTCAGATATCAGTTGCTTCAGGCTGCCATGTTGCAACTACTTGTGGAAGTCAAAGTATCGATAAATTACTGGCAGCAGGTGCTGAGCAAGCAGTTGACTATACTACTGAG GGCATTGAATTCACACTAAAGGGGAAATTTGATGCCGTTTTGGATACAATTGGTGTGCCAGATACAGAAAGAATTGGCATCCATCTTTTGAATAGAGGTGGACACTATATGACACTTCAG GGCGAGGCTGCATCATTGACTGATAGATACGGGCTAGTTCTCGGGCTTCCTATTGCTACAAGCATACTGTTGCAGAAACAGTTACAGTACAGATGCTCTCATGGAATTG AGTACTGGTGGACGTACATGAGAGCGGATTCTGAAGGTTTAGACGAGATCAGGAGGCTATGTGAAGCTGGAAAGCTAAAGATACCGGTTGAGAAAACATTTCCAATCACACAAGTAAGGGAGGCTCATGAGGCAAAGGATAAGAACATCATTCCAGGTAAAGTGGTGCTAGAACTTGATTGA
- the LOC111810679 gene encoding muscle M-line assembly protein unc-89-like encodes MDSDRHFRTTSSNSTSSAAAGSSELFICFTSRFSSSSSSAMKISSKCLLSPGRAREGQIILSTSLSRRLKSSGSLKVGQASPAFPTGGKKRGCAFDNPEPSSPKVTCIGQVRVKTKKQGRKMRARSLKRRTNSEASFRKSESVVQSSQMNGNDQQFVANQSSRPNLLRQDSMSNGGNGFQQERHSHRSQRWVHLPFTICEALRAFGAELNCFLPCHSSCSSDRESNKESKPAGRSEEETESSCGKVFARWLVAVQDRDGKGRKIELVVGDEEPQTEKENGSQRRHILDGMNFKDENEVVEKEESRISLCIPPKNALLLMRCRSDPVKVAELAKRFCEPPAPQLEEHDKEELDEDHEEKKTTQNEAKRDESVPVSKEDDEEERTVKLNLKLENEEEINEESVSDTERGEESTEMATENEIDEQKSNISMINHQSQEETAEDRIDQDNQQETMAISRTIPIPIQSHCESEFAQDAENLESAEEDESKREQDNRTEQREAFEEDENGENPTSASLSVETEPVLDETGTEFDENWEEVTETTTAIKEKATDEGIRSDTQNDDEMMGPEAEDQSKERDTPPPEPERKTQTESPVLPDCLLLMMYEPKLSMEVSKETWVCSTDFIRCVPTREKKPAGRNPPPPPPPKKREKKPADNTQTAVIQPARWSCSFPAAAAAATMIEQKKLVRAKGYEPFVLTRCKSEPMRSSSNLAPDACFWKDRKLEPHRPATFGVGAADVGF; translated from the coding sequence ATGGATTCTGACCGCCATTTTCGTACTACTAGCAGCAACAGTACCAGTTCCGCCGCCGCAGGCTCTAGCGAGCTCTTCATCTGCTTCACTTCTCgcttctcatcttcttcttcttctgccaTGAAGATCTCTTCCAAGTGCCTTCTTAGCCCTGGCCGTGCCCGTGAAGGCCAAATCATCCTCTCTACTTCACTCAGCCGCCGTCTCAAATCCAGCGGCAGCCTCAAGGTCGGTCAGGCCTCGCCTGCGTTTCCTACCGGTGGGAAGAAGCGAGGATGCGCGTTCGATAATCCGGAGCCGTCGTCGCCGAAGGTCACTTGCATTGGACAGGTTAGGGTTAAGACTAAGAAGCAGGGAAGGAAGATGAGGGCTAGATCGCTGAAGCGGAGGACTAATTCGGAGGCGAGTTTTCGGAAATCGGAGAGTGTTGTTCAATCGTCGCAGATGAATGGTAATGATCAGCAATTCGTTGCGAATCAATCGTCGCGTCCTAATCTTCTTCGTCAGGACAGTATGAGTAATGGCGGAAACGGTTTCCAGCAGGAGCGGCATTCGCACCGGAGCCAGCGGTGGGTGCATTTGCCGTTCACAATTTGCGAGGCGCTTAGGGCTTTTGGTGCTGAACTCAACTGTTTCTTGCCGTGCCATTCGTCGTGTTCCAGCGATAGGGAGAGTAACAAGGAATCGAAGCCGGCGGGGAGGTCGGAGGAGGAGACCGAGAGTTCCTGCGGGAAAGTGTTTGCGCGGTGGTTGGTGGCGGTACAAGACAGAGACGGGAAGGGGAGGAAGATCGAACTAGTAGTTGGAGACGAAGAACCTCAAAcggagaaggaaaatggaagccAGAGGCGGCATATTTTGGACGGAATGAATTTCAAAGACGAAAATGAAGTCGTTGAGAAAGAGGAATCGAGGATCAGCCTTTGCATTCCGCCGAAGAACGCTTTGCTGCTAATGAGGTGCAGATCTGATCCGGTGAAGGTGGCGGAGCTCGCGAAACGATTCTGTGAACCTCCTGCGCCACAACTGGAAGAACATGACAAGGAAGAACTAGACGAAGATcatgaagagaagaaaactaCACAAAATGAAGCGAAAAGAGATGAATCTGTGCCTGTAAGTAAGGAAGACgacgaagaagaaagaacagtGAAGCTAAATCTGAAGCTTGAAAACGAGGAAGAAATCAATGAAGAATCTGTTTCCGATACTGAAAGAGGAGAAGAATCCACAGAAATGGCCACAGAAAACGAAATCGATGAGCAGAAATCAAACATTTCTATGATAAATCATCAGAGTCAAGAAGAAACAGCAGAAGACAGAATCGATCAAGATAATCAGCAAGAAACAATGGCGATCTCAAGAACAATTCCAATTCCGATTCAGAGCCACTGTGAATCTGAATTTGCTCAAGATGCAGAGAACCTGGAATCAGCCGAAGAAGACGAATCTAAGCGCGAACAAGACAACAGAACAGAGCAGAGAGAAGCATTTGAAGAAGACGAAAATGGCGAAAACCCTACTTCGGCGTCATTATCAGTAGAGACAGAACCAGTTTTAGACGAAACCGGAACTGAATTTGATGAGAATTGGGAAGAAGTAACAGAGACGACGACGGCGATTAAAGAGAAAGCGACGGATGAAGGAATCAGATCCGACACTCAAAACGACGACGAAATGATGGGTCCAGAGGCGGAGGACCAGTCAAAGGAGCGAGACACTCCGCCGCCGGAGCCGGAGAGAAAAACACAAACAGAATCACCTGTTCTTCCGGATTGCTTGCTGTTAATGATGTACGAGCCAAAGCTATCAATGGAGGTGTCGAAGGAGACATGGGTCTGCAGCACGGACTTCATAAGGTGCGTTCCAACGAGGGAGAAGAAGCCAGCCGGTCGAAacccgccgccgccaccgccaccgaaGAAGCGGGAGAAGAAGCCGGCGGACAACACGCAGACGGCGGTGATCCAACCGGCGAGGTGGTCGTGTTCGTTTCCAGCGGCGGCGGCTGCGGCAACAATGATAGAACAGAAGAAGCTAGTGAGGGCCAAGGGTTACGAGCCGTTTGTTCTTACGAGGTGCAAGTCGGAGCCGATGAGGTCATCTTCTAACCTGGCGCCGGACGCTTGCTTTTGGAAGGACCGCAAGCTTGAGCCACATCGCCCAGCTACCTTCGGCGTCGGCGCGGCTGACGTTGGATTTTGA
- the LOC111809699 gene encoding uncharacterized protein LOC111809699 isoform X1, translating into MDPINASLQSSPSSDVPLIDEALDRLELCWFFDNLLTWRNPRMSTSRSDPCLSNVAHQVFDESPAANLCSSDLDGDVSLPNGGGVRRNLLRTPSLPSRMDLGGEGIREKGSGSRPLLEHDVLVETPADNVCSSALDMDVSIGNGGGKHRSLLRTPSLQSEEGIRDKGSGSRPLSEHDVLVETPADNVCSSSLDMNVSIGNGGRKHRSLLRTPSLPSRVDREEGIQEKGSGSRSLAEHDVLVESPADNACLSAMDINVSPGYGGGKCRSLLRMPSLPSRVEREQGIQEKGNDSKPLIEHGLLQKPAKPPYVERKEEGTRSKESGSTRKSKSARKPRNGNLLRTPSLPPFIGREKEFGEKEAAARIRNSIQPNLSEFFPTRQEILEKNFSLPTCRIPTNSDRMWHQFLIQMRKRRSQSELESEELQGFKDLGFTFDKKDINPTVVDIIPGLREKKEEELDSERTRRPYLSEAWMLQTHLLPPIPKWDSRKSAEDMKQQIKFWARAVASNVH; encoded by the exons ATGGACCCAATCAATGCCTCTCTTCAATCTTCTCCTTCAAGCGATGTCCCGCTCATTGATGAAGCTTTGGATCGTTTAGAGCTCTGTTGGTTCTTTGATAATCTCCTTACTTGGAGGAACCCCCGGATGTCTACCTCCCGTTCTGATCCTTGTCTTTCTAATGTTGCCCATCaggtgtttgatgaaagtCCTGCTGCTAATCTCTGCTCATCTGATTTGGATGGGGATGTTTCGCTGCCTAATGGTGGTGGGGTGCGTCGGAATCTGCTTCGAACACCGTCGTTACCGTCACGTATGGATCTAGGAGGGGAGGGAATTCGAGAGAAAGGAAGTGGTTCTAGGCCATTGTTGGAGCATGATGTGCTTGTTGAAACTCCTGCTGATAATGTTTGCTCGTCTGCTTTGGATATGGATGTTTCGATTGGAAATGGTGGTGGTAAACATAGGAGTCTCCTTCGAACACCGTCGTTACAGTCCGAGGAAGGAATTCGAGATAAAGGAAGTGGTTCTAGGCCATTATCAGAGCATGATGTTCTTGTAGAAACGCCTGCTGATAATGTTTGCTCATCTTCTTTGGATATGAATGTTTCGATTGGAAATGGTGGTCGTAAACATAGGAGTCTCCTTCGGACACCGTCGTTACCGTCCCGTGTGGACCGAGAGGAAGGAATTCAAGAGAAAGGAAGTGGTTCTAGGTCATTAGCAGAGCATGATGTTCTTGTAGAAAGTCCTGCTGATAATGCCTGCTTATCTGCTATGGATATCAATGTTTCGCCGGGATATGGTGGTGGTAAATGTCGGAGTCTACTCCGGATGCCTTCGTTACCGTCCCGTGTGGAACGAGAACAAGGTATTCAAGAGAAAGGGAATGATTCCAAGCCATTAATAGAACATGGGTTGCTTCAAAAACCAGCCAAACCACCATATGTAGAGAGGAAAGAAGAGGGAACTCGCAGCAAAGAAAGTGGTAGCACTCGAAAGAGCAAATCCGCAAGGAAACCACGGAATGGCAATCTGCTAAGAACGCCATCTTTGCCACCATTTATAGGCAGAGAAAAGGAATTTGGAGAGAAGGAAGCTGCTGCTAGAATCAGAAACTCCATTCAACCGAACCTTTCTGAATTCTTTCCCACAAGACAAGAG ATTCTTGAAAAGAACTTCAGCCTCCCGACGTGTCGAATCCCGACAAACAGCGACAGAATGTGGCACCAATTTCTCATCCAAatgaggaaaagaagaagccaAAGTGAGCTTGAATCAGAAGAACTGCAAGGGTTCAAGGACTTGGGATTCACATTTGACAAAAAGGATATAAACCCAACAGTGGTTGACATAATTCCAGggttgagagagaaaaaagaggaagaattaGACAgtgaaagaacaagaagaccTTATCTTTCTGAAGCTTGGATGCTCCAAACTCATCTCCTCCCTCCCATACCAAAATGGGACAGTAGAAAATCTGCTGAAGACATGAAACAACAAATCAAGTTCTGGGCTAGAGCTGTTGCTTCCAATGTGCACTAA
- the LOC111810949 gene encoding protein SAWADEE HOMEODOMAIN HOMOLOG 2-like, translated as MGRPPSNGGPAFRFTAPEVAEMDAILQAHNNTMPAREVLVALAEKFSESVERKGKIAVQMKQVWNWFQNRRYAIRAKTTKAPGKLAVSPIVQIESTPVRNVPQTTVVPAPAPVGSAKSASENPSLEFEAKSGRDGAWYDVATFLSHRSVESGDLEVLVRFSGFGSEEDEWVNIRRNIRPRSFPCESSECVAVLPGDLILCFQEGKEQALYFDAHVLDTQRRRHDVRGCRCRFLVRYDHDQSEEIVQLRKICRRPETDYRLQQLHAVNEAASTEPSKSGLDSVLLSGQRINFEATQKPNANINVHAQTNTQEGRSTETNSAPTTLNSGNSAASSAFSSGIVTSNSVSGLSADNVSDGKLLS; from the exons ATGGGTCGGCCTCCCAGCAATGGAGGCCCTGCCTTCCGTTTCACGGCTCCCGAG GTTGCGGAGATGGACGCTATATTGCAAGCACACAATAATACCATGCCAGCTCGGGAAGTTCTCGTTGCCCTTGCTGAGAAGTTCAG TGAATCGGTAGAACGGAAAGGGAAGATTGCTGTGCAAATGAAACAA GTTTGGAATTGGTTCCAGAATAGACGATATGCTATAAGAGCGAAGACAACCAAGGCTCCTGGAAAGTTAGCTGTCTCTCCAATTGTCCAAATCGAGTCAACTCCTGTGAGAAATGTGCCTCAAACCACAGTTGTTCCTGCTCCTGCACCAGtag GATCTGCAAAGAGTGCTTCAGAAAATCCATCGTTGGAGTTCGAAGCTAAATCTGGGAGAGATGGTGCATG GTATGACGTTGCTACCTTTCTATCCCATAGATCTGTGGAAAGCGGTGACCTG GAAGTACTAGTCAGATTTTCTGGTTTTGGATCGGAGGAGGACGAGTGGGTTAATATCCGAAGGAACATTAGACCTCGTTCTTTTCCTTGTGAATCATCGGAATGCGTGGCAGTTCTTCCGGGTGATCTCATCTTATGCTTTCAG GAGGGTAAAGAGCAGGCACTTTACTTTGATGCCCATGTGCTTGATACACAAAGAAGAAGACATGACGTTCGAGGCTGTCGCTGCAGGTTTTTGGTCCGTTATGATCACGATCAGTCTGAG gAAATCGTCCAGTTGAGAAAGATTTGTCGTCGGCCCGAGACTGATTACAGGTTGCAACAGCTTCATGCTGTAAATGAAGCAGCATCCACTGAGCCCTCAAAGTCTGGCTTGGATTCTGTACTGCTCAGCGGCCAGAGGATAAATTTTGAGGCAACACAAAAGCCAAATGCCAATATAAACGTCCATGCCCAAACTAATACTCAGGAAGGAAGGAGTACTGAAACTAACAGTGCTCCAACCACACTCAACTCTGGTAATTCTGCAGCTAGCTCTGCATTCTCGAGTGGTATCGTGACGTCGAACTCTGTTTCTGGATTGTCGGCTGACAATGTGTCTGATGGGAAGTTACTTAGCTGA
- the LOC111809629 gene encoding uncharacterized protein LOC111809629 isoform X1, with protein sequence MNSREEFREELRSRMASSWKRSLGNVRSLIGNSMGGLRGGANLASWVVAGTLAYFLWVKPSQDLKREQQERAALAAVDPHRYIEKRKPIPDPQETGSIYDNKNTPRKPEE encoded by the exons ATGAATTCAAG GGAGGAATTTCGGGAAGAACTGCGATCTAG AATGGCTAGCAGCTGGAAAAGATCATTAGGGAATGTCAGGTCCCTCATCGGCAATTCGATGGGCGGTCTCAGAGGCGGCGCCAATCTCGCTTCTTGGGTCGTCGCCGGAACCCTCGCCTACTTCCTTTGGGTCAAGCCCTCCCAAGACCTCAAACGTGAGCAGCAGGAAAGGGCTGCTCTTGCAGCTGTGGATCCTCATCGGTATATTGAGAAGAGGAAACCTATTCCCGATCCCCAGGAAACTGGTTCGATATACGACAACAAGAATACGCCTCGAAAACCAGAGGAATAA